One segment of Falco rusticolus isolate bFalRus1 chromosome 3, bFalRus1.pri, whole genome shotgun sequence DNA contains the following:
- the TMEM51 gene encoding transmembrane protein 51, which yields MAQSRTNGSHYALTAIGLGMLVLGIIMAVWNLVPGFGPDSKPTTHAANSSKPDRGSGGILKSKTFSVAYVLVGAGVLLLLLSICLNIRDKKRQSEDIVRVQHQVPAEPSPQEDSQEEDEDTSSQYYVPSYEEVMNTGYSEPRDSDRSNRISVSLPSYESLTGLDESTQPPGATGAEPSTERPPSRHSSRLSKRLKPLKVRRIKSEKLHLKDIRLNLAQGNSTIPITIEPLTPPPKYEDIQKGPESQQIT from the exons ATGGCCCAGTCTCGGACCAACGGCTCACACTACGCCCTGACGGCCAtagggctggggatgctggtccTCGGCATCATCATGGCCGTCTGGAACCTTGTCCCCGGCTTCGGCCCCGACAGCAAGCCCACCACCCACGCCGCCAACAGCAGCAAGCCAGACCGCGGCTCCGGAGGCATTTTGAAGAGCAAGACCTTCTCGGTGGCATACGTGTTGGTGGGGgcaggtgtgctgctgctgctgctctccatctGCTTGAATATCCGGGACAAGAAGAGGCAAAGCGAAGACATCGTCCGTGTGCAACACCAAGTGCCTGCGGAGCCGTCACCCCAGGAGGACAG tcAAGAAGAGGATGAAGACACATCTTCCCAGTACTATGTCCCCAGCTACGAGGAGGTGATGAACACGGGCTACTCTGAGCCCAGAGACTCAGACAGGAGCAACAGGATCAGCGTCTCCCTGCCCTCCTACGAGTCGCTGACGGGGCTCGATGAAAGCACACAGCCACCGGGAGCCACCGGCGCAGAGCCCAGCACGGAGCGGCCACCCAGCCGGCACAGCTCGCGCCTCAGCAAGCGCCTGAAGCCACTGAAGGTCCGGAGGATCAAGTCGGAGAAGCTGCACCTGAAGGACATCAGGTTAAACCTGGCACAGGGGAACAGCACCATCCCTATCACGATAGAGCCCCTGACCCCCCCACCCAAGTACGAGGACATCCAGAAAGGACCAGAGAGCCAgcaaattacttaa